A DNA window from Acidobacteriota bacterium contains the following coding sequences:
- a CDS encoding restriction endonuclease has protein sequence MSGDQGADVVVVKFAEKTVIQAKRFTGNVGNFAVQEIMAAISMYQAQKGMVITNSYFTPSARDLANVNNIELVDRDDLDELIIKHW, from the coding sequence TTGTCAGGCGACCAGGGGGCCGATGTTGTCGTCGTCAAGTTCGCAGAAAAAACGGTGATTCAAGCGAAAAGGTTTACAGGTAATGTCGGGAACTTTGCAGTTCAGGAGATAATGGCCGCAATAAGCATGTATCAGGCGCAGAAAGGCATGGTTATCACGAATAGCTACTTTACGCCCTCTGCACGGGATTTAGCGAATGTGAACAATATTGAGCTTGTTGATCGAGATGATTTAGACGAGTTAATCATTAAACACTGGTAA
- a CDS encoding tetratricopeptide repeat protein, translating into MKTLKFAFLLVIVITLCLQFGCTTTDAVEPTGPTVTPEIIASSLTRSEDLFKQREDVAKLRDAVNTLRKARDYKQRNFEVEWRFAKLNYFLGKQSTDEKESNTAFEEGRDAAKIASTLEPQKADGYFWYGATLGELSRKNMLTVGVKSLPDVRAAMEKVVELQPGYQNSSAYDVLGQIELETRMLGGKAEKAVELLEKALETEKDNMNIHLHLAEAYLAVKKDGEARKQLEKVLSMKHNPDFLIECREAVEKAKKLLATKF; encoded by the coding sequence ATGAAAACGTTGAAATTTGCGTTTCTTCTCGTGATTGTAATTACATTGTGCCTACAATTTGGATGCACGACGACCGATGCTGTAGAACCCACGGGCCCAACCGTCACTCCTGAGATTATTGCTTCTTCTCTAACGCGATCCGAAGACCTTTTTAAGCAGCGTGAAGATGTCGCAAAGCTTCGCGATGCAGTAAATACGCTAAGAAAAGCACGCGACTACAAGCAGCGGAACTTCGAGGTCGAGTGGAGATTCGCCAAGCTCAATTATTTCCTCGGCAAACAGTCAACCGACGAAAAAGAATCGAACACCGCCTTTGAAGAGGGCCGCGACGCCGCAAAGATCGCCTCCACGCTCGAGCCGCAGAAAGCTGACGGCTATTTCTGGTACGGAGCAACCCTCGGCGAGCTTTCTCGAAAGAATATGCTGACGGTCGGCGTAAAATCGCTGCCCGATGTTCGCGCAGCGATGGAAAAGGTCGTGGAATTGCAGCCCGGCTATCAAAACTCGAGCGCCTACGACGTTCTCGGCCAGATCGAACTCGAGACCCGCATGCTCGGCGGCAAGGCGGAAAAGGCAGTCGAACTTCTCGAAAAAGCTCTTGAAACTGAAAAGGACAACATGAATATCCACCTCCACCTCGCCGAGGCATATTTGGCTGTTAAGAAGGATGGTGAGGCTCGGAAGCAACTCGAAAAGGTTCTCAGCATGAAACACAACCCCGATTTCCTTATCGAATGCCGGGAAGCCGTCGAAAAGGCGAAAAAGCTGCTCGCGACTAAGTTCTAA
- a CDS encoding insulinase family protein: protein MKFTNACLIFLCILFSVFSASGQALRLEYEKFKLPNGLEVVFHVDRSDPVVAVNLTAHVGSAREKPGRTGFAHLFEHLLFLESENLGKGGLDKLTARIGGSGANGSTSTDRTNYLQTVPNDALEKMLWAEADKLGWFINTVTDPVLAKEKQVVKNEKRQSYDNAPYGHTSYVIDKAACPEDHPYNWQVIGSLEDLQNATLDDVKEFYRRWYVPNNVTLVVAGDFDTVQAKKWVEKYFGEIKRGPEIPPLTKRPCVVKENVRLYHEDNFAQLPELNYAWTAVELLHPDSYALDVLAAYLTEGKKAPFYKVLVEEKKLTSDVNMSNENAELAGKVQLQVRAFEGKDLDEVAGAVAEAFARFEKEGISEADINRIKAGQERRFYNAVASVLGKSAQLAQCNYLANDPGCAEKEIQRILSVTPADVMRVYNKYIKGQKFAATSFVPKGKVALALENSKKAEVVEEKIVTGAEDPVDPNVEAKYERTPSSFDRSVEPPYGSPSQVKVPAVWEDKLSNGMRVYGIQNTEVPLVQFEIVVDGGLLLDDINKVGVANLMARMMTQGTAKKTPQELEEAIHQLGASINVSAGTEDIRIGVNTLAKNYDATLALVEEILLEPRWDAKEFDLLKQSTLSQIRQQSANPNAIAQIAFNTLIYGKDNIRSRSILGNAGSVGAITLNDVKAFYSKNISPSVARVHIVGAIDKAKVVSSFKNINSRWAAKNVQIPVYETPAAPAKSQVYFYDVPDAKQSVLRFGYPALAATDADFYPANVMNYILGGGGFASQLTQQLREGKGYTYGIDSAFSGTKSPGAFVIAGGVRTNVTLESAQLVKSILQDFGKNYNDNDLETTKGFLIKSNARAFETAGAKLNILENISKYGWKYDYVKEREQIVKGMTVSKVKDLSAKYLDSDKMIWLVVGDAKTQLPRLKELGFGDPIVISK from the coding sequence ATGAAATTTACGAATGCCTGTCTTATTTTCCTTTGCATTTTGTTCTCAGTCTTTTCCGCTTCAGGTCAGGCCCTCAGGCTCGAGTATGAGAAGTTCAAGCTTCCGAATGGCCTTGAGGTTGTGTTTCATGTCGATCGGAGCGATCCGGTCGTGGCGGTGAACCTAACGGCTCATGTCGGGTCGGCCCGTGAAAAGCCCGGTCGGACCGGGTTTGCTCATTTGTTTGAGCATCTTCTGTTTCTCGAGTCTGAAAACCTTGGCAAAGGCGGGCTTGATAAGCTGACGGCGCGGATCGGCGGTTCCGGTGCGAACGGATCGACCAGTACGGACCGAACGAATTATCTGCAGACCGTTCCGAATGACGCGCTAGAGAAAATGCTGTGGGCTGAGGCTGACAAGCTCGGCTGGTTCATCAATACTGTGACCGATCCGGTCCTCGCAAAGGAAAAGCAGGTTGTTAAAAACGAGAAGCGGCAAAGCTACGACAATGCTCCTTATGGCCACACGAGCTATGTGATCGATAAGGCGGCCTGTCCTGAGGATCATCCATACAACTGGCAGGTGATCGGCTCGCTCGAAGATCTTCAGAATGCGACGCTTGACGACGTCAAGGAGTTTTACCGCCGCTGGTACGTGCCGAACAATGTGACTCTAGTAGTCGCGGGCGATTTTGACACAGTGCAGGCGAAAAAATGGGTCGAGAAGTATTTCGGCGAGATCAAGCGTGGGCCTGAGATCCCGCCGCTCACGAAACGCCCGTGCGTTGTCAAAGAGAATGTCCGGCTCTATCACGAGGACAATTTCGCTCAGTTGCCTGAGTTGAACTACGCCTGGACCGCAGTCGAACTGCTCCATCCTGATTCTTACGCTCTCGATGTTCTTGCAGCGTATCTCACCGAGGGCAAGAAGGCTCCGTTTTACAAGGTTTTGGTCGAAGAGAAGAAGCTGACGTCTGACGTCAATATGTCCAATGAGAACGCTGAACTCGCCGGTAAAGTGCAGCTGCAGGTCAGGGCTTTTGAAGGCAAAGACCTCGATGAGGTCGCCGGTGCCGTAGCCGAGGCGTTCGCGCGATTTGAGAAAGAGGGTATTTCTGAAGCAGACATCAACCGAATTAAAGCAGGACAGGAACGTCGGTTTTACAATGCCGTCGCAAGCGTTCTGGGCAAGTCGGCCCAGCTTGCCCAGTGTAACTATCTCGCCAACGACCCCGGTTGTGCAGAAAAAGAGATCCAAAGGATCCTAAGTGTGACGCCGGCCGATGTGATGCGTGTTTACAACAAGTATATCAAGGGACAGAAATTTGCTGCCACGAGCTTTGTTCCCAAGGGCAAGGTCGCTCTCGCTCTGGAAAATTCGAAAAAGGCCGAGGTCGTTGAGGAAAAGATCGTCACTGGTGCCGAAGACCCGGTCGATCCGAATGTCGAGGCTAAATACGAGCGAACTCCGTCTTCATTTGACCGCAGCGTCGAACCTCCTTACGGTTCGCCATCGCAGGTGAAGGTGCCGGCGGTTTGGGAAGACAAGCTGTCGAACGGAATGCGGGTTTACGGCATTCAGAATACCGAGGTTCCGCTCGTTCAGTTTGAGATCGTGGTCGATGGCGGGCTGCTTCTCGATGATATCAACAAGGTCGGCGTTGCCAATCTGATGGCCCGAATGATGACCCAGGGAACCGCGAAAAAGACCCCGCAGGAACTCGAAGAAGCGATTCACCAGCTTGGTGCCTCGATAAACGTCAGTGCCGGAACGGAAGATATCCGGATCGGTGTAAACACGCTCGCAAAGAATTACGATGCGACGCTCGCTCTCGTCGAAGAGATCCTGCTCGAACCGCGTTGGGATGCCAAGGAATTTGACCTGCTCAAACAAAGTACGCTCAGCCAGATCCGTCAGCAGTCGGCGAACCCGAATGCGATCGCCCAGATCGCGTTCAATACGCTCATCTATGGCAAAGATAACATTCGCTCACGCAGCATTCTCGGCAACGCCGGATCCGTCGGAGCGATAACGCTCAATGACGTGAAGGCGTTTTATTCGAAGAACATCTCGCCGTCAGTCGCTCGAGTTCACATCGTCGGAGCGATCGACAAAGCCAAAGTAGTGAGCTCGTTCAAGAACATCAACAGCCGATGGGCGGCGAAAAACGTCCAGATCCCTGTCTATGAGACACCGGCTGCGCCGGCTAAATCGCAGGTTTATTTTTACGACGTTCCGGATGCAAAACAGTCCGTTCTCAGGTTCGGCTATCCGGCTCTTGCCGCGACCGACGCGGATTTTTATCCGGCAAACGTCATGAACTACATCCTCGGCGGCGGCGGTTTCGCGTCGCAGTTGACGCAGCAGCTGCGTGAAGGGAAAGGCTACACCTACGGTATCGATTCGGCATTCTCGGGAACAAAGAGTCCGGGAGCGTTTGTGATCGCGGGCGGCGTGCGAACCAACGTCACGCTCGAATCAGCTCAACTCGTCAAAAGTATTCTGCAGGACTTCGGCAAAAACTATAACGATAACGATCTGGAAACCACGAAAGGCTTTCTGATCAAGAGCAACGCCCGGGCCTTCGAAACAGCCGGTGCTAAGCTCAATATACTCGAAAATATCAGCAAATACGGCTGGAAATACGATTACGTCAAAGAACGCGAACAGATCGTCAAAGGCATGACGGTAAGTAAGGTCAAAGACCTGTCGGCAAAATATCTCGACTCCGACAAGATGATCTGGCTCGTGGTGGGCGATGCCAAGACACAATTGCCAAGATTGAAAGAACTCGGGTTTGGTGATCCGATCGTTATTAGCAAGTAA
- a CDS encoding DUF2088 domain-containing protein has product MALQLRRKTHESIVYIDKDSAPRIMPFGEDFILNDIPVGTRVIYPNPPIKGLPNREAAIRYAVNHPIEMEPLYALLEPGMRVTIAMDDISLPLPPMQTPDLRQTMLEVVLDMCGANGVDDVHLIIANSLHRKMTAWEMKRMVGADIYNEYYPDRYYNHDAEDDDNLVTLGVTRHNEPLRVNKRAIESDLLIYLNINLVPMDGGHKSVAVGLCDYESLRAHHDPQTIRDSDSYMDPPKSVLNHKVIRLGKLVDEQCKVFHIETAINNKMFPEGYDILTRNEDEFSFADRMKWEVMANTFSRMPRAVRRKMLHAIPAQYELIACYAGKTEPVHEKILEKNYQQYEIPVKGQCDILISGIPDISPYNVYSALNPLLVQVMALGYHFNMYRNKPLLRKGGVMIITHPCFDEFDHNFHPAYIEFFHRLLPESRDAFYLREKYEREFATNPAYIEMYRRGNAYHGAHPFFMWYWGENGRQHIGHVIVAGAENAHVPEMLGWERADNLTEAIAMARSYMGRSAEITMLHQPIIGLCNVSD; this is encoded by the coding sequence ATGGCATTGCAATTAAGACGAAAAACACACGAATCCATCGTTTACATCGACAAAGACTCCGCGCCGCGGATCATGCCGTTTGGTGAGGATTTTATATTGAACGACATCCCGGTCGGGACGCGGGTTATTTATCCGAATCCGCCGATCAAGGGACTGCCTAATCGCGAGGCGGCTATTCGCTATGCGGTGAATCATCCGATCGAGATGGAGCCGCTCTATGCTTTGCTCGAGCCGGGGATGCGGGTGACGATCGCGATGGACGACATTTCATTGCCGCTGCCGCCGATGCAGACGCCTGATCTGCGGCAGACGATGCTTGAGGTGGTGCTGGATATGTGCGGGGCGAATGGTGTCGATGACGTGCATCTGATCATCGCAAATTCGCTTCACCGCAAGATGACGGCGTGGGAAATGAAGCGGATGGTTGGGGCAGATATCTACAACGAATATTACCCCGACCGTTATTACAATCACGACGCTGAGGACGACGACAACCTCGTCACGCTCGGTGTCACGCGGCACAACGAACCGCTGCGGGTCAACAAACGTGCGATCGAGAGCGACCTGCTCATTTATCTCAACATCAATCTCGTCCCGATGGACGGCGGCCACAAATCGGTCGCGGTCGGGCTGTGCGATTACGAATCTCTGCGTGCACACCACGATCCGCAGACGATCCGCGACTCGGATTCGTACATGGATCCGCCAAAATCGGTGCTTAACCACAAGGTCATTCGCCTCGGGAAACTCGTCGATGAGCAATGTAAGGTCTTTCACATCGAGACGGCGATCAACAACAAGATGTTTCCCGAGGGCTACGACATCCTGACGCGGAACGAGGACGAATTCAGTTTTGCCGACCGCATGAAATGGGAGGTGATGGCCAACACTTTTTCGAGAATGCCCCGTGCTGTAAGGCGTAAAATGCTCCACGCGATCCCGGCTCAGTATGAGCTGATCGCGTGTTATGCAGGCAAGACCGAGCCGGTGCACGAAAAGATCCTCGAAAAGAATTACCAACAGTACGAGATACCGGTCAAAGGGCAGTGCGACATCCTGATCTCGGGCATCCCCGACATTTCGCCCTACAACGTGTATTCTGCTCTCAATCCGCTGCTGGTGCAGGTGATGGCGCTGGGGTATCACTTTAATATGTACCGGAACAAGCCTTTGCTCAGGAAAGGCGGCGTGATGATCATTACGCATCCGTGTTTTGATGAGTTTGATCACAATTTTCATCCGGCGTATATCGAGTTTTTTCATCGTTTGCTGCCGGAATCGCGTGATGCATTCTATCTTCGCGAAAAATACGAGCGCGAATTCGCCACCAACCCGGCATACATCGAGATGTACCGCCGCGGCAACGCCTACCACGGAGCTCATCCATTCTTTATGTGGTACTGGGGCGAAAATGGCCGCCAGCACATCGGCCACGTCATCGTCGCCGGTGCCGAAAACGCCCACGTCCCCGAAATGCTCGGCTGGGAACGTGCCGACAACCTAACCGAAGCCATCGCCATGGCCCGCAGCTACATGGGCCGCTCGGCTGAGATCACCATGCTGCATCAGCCGATAATTGGGCTGTGTAACGTTTCGGACTAA
- a CDS encoding HAD-IB family hydrolase: MNKNGQPAAFYDLEGTLVSTNLVHTLAFYAKRQQGLWQTAKKSVGTLAKLPFFGITDLYSRNVFNEVFFRSYEGFSQDRLRYFSTELFEEVLKPAVFPGTYDLIKSGKKNGQRQVVLTGALDFTIAKLMDHLGIDDYVANRLEFVNGYATGRVLPPVMASATKAQWIREYAERENINLSGSYAYSDSISDLPMLSIVGHPVAVCPDFRLKQTALQHDWAVLDLK, from the coding sequence ATGAATAAAAACGGACAGCCAGCCGCGTTCTACGACCTCGAGGGCACGCTGGTCAGCACAAATCTCGTACACACGCTCGCCTTTTACGCCAAACGCCAACAGGGCCTGTGGCAAACCGCCAAGAAATCGGTCGGCACGCTCGCCAAACTGCCGTTTTTCGGCATCACCGATCTGTATTCGCGAAACGTTTTTAACGAGGTATTTTTCCGCAGCTACGAAGGCTTTTCGCAGGATCGTCTGCGTTACTTTTCGACCGAGCTCTTTGAGGAAGTTCTGAAACCAGCCGTTTTTCCCGGCACATACGATCTGATCAAATCCGGCAAGAAGAACGGCCAAAGGCAGGTCGTGCTGACCGGAGCTCTCGATTTCACGATCGCCAAATTGATGGACCATCTCGGCATTGATGATTACGTCGCCAACCGCCTCGAATTCGTCAACGGCTACGCCACCGGCCGGGTCTTGCCGCCGGTAATGGCATCAGCCACAAAAGCCCAATGGATCCGCGAATACGCCGAACGTGAAAACATTAACCTCTCCGGCAGCTACGCATATTCCGACTCGATCTCGGATCTTCCGATGCTCTCGATCGTCGGGCATCCCGTGGCGGTTTGTCCGGACTTTCGTTTGAAACAGACGGCATTGCAGCACGATTGGGCGGTTTTGGATTTGAAGTAG
- a CDS encoding AMP-binding protein, whose product MKLSPTEIFKGKKIFFIGGTGFVGKVTLSMLLHNFPDIGKVYATVRARDAAESKIRFWTSIVTSPTFDPLREKYGDGFEDFIKSKVVPVNGDVGNEYLGLEEKDARKIMRDTDVIINGAGNVTFNPPLESALRTNINGSNNIIKMARMMKKPRLVHVSTCFVAGKRSGPIWENEPVVGYFPRKDELVGTKFDVHREIEDCARLSEQARQEADDAVQHAKFREQARNRFIEEGRDPDDEAELKSAIFRERKMWIRERTTELGSERAEYWGWTNIYTYSKSLAEQIIASQDDILKTLVRPSIVESSQSYPFPGWNEGFTTTAPLILIALRGQPIIPVNEKLILDIIPVDMVSGAILAAAMNVLVDPNPPLVFQASSGDSNPNDMKRIVGLVGLYKRQHFEEKETGNKLANKLAGMVEAIPVKNRTYQLTSAPMLNKLAKRADTLLDKASPRWGGGRIGNIISDVRKSVESFEAATKETMDAFAMFKPFMIDNEYLYRSDNVRALQSVIREKEKALLPWYPEKLDWYDYWLNVHFPGMRKWVLPTLEEELKAVEKRSYTYKDLLDLFDTSVKRFPTRVAMRIERDGRKEQYTYDDVRELTYRAAGFFAKNGIQSNNRVILFSNNMPEWGMTYFGILKAGATAIPIDPASTVDEIIAFAKAGEASAVVISPKLAGENPELKEKLEVAFAVAAKGEQDARPPVVWTFDEVFEIQSETEEAKRNALLPVKVPSNAIASLIFTSGTTGTPKAVMLSHKNFVNMISMLSSVLDMDITDGVLSVLPMHHTFEFSAGFLTPFSNGTQITYLNELTAEDLARTIENSHVTGLVGVPALWEMLHRRIKTRLREKGDWIADLADNVIEFNSWIRDNTPFNLGPIVFFPIHQGMGGKMRYLISGGSALSEKVQKDLHGLGFTVLEGYGLTESSPVLTVARPGNKMLKGSVGKPLPGVEVKIDSPDANGVGEVLARGQNVMVGYYNNEKATDAVLQDRWLKTGDLGKLDEDGNLFIVGRSKDVIIDSNGKNIYPDEIEDHYGKSPFIKELSVVGLADQDGGEKIACLVVPDYEHDIALTRTEVNKQIETHFREVSAGLAFFKRVKVLHITPFELPRTATRKVKRPMVVEMLQTLEERSRSKTKTQVDAKGDDNMLWIRKIVASVSNRPLSDIAVEDKLADLGFDSLMFVELQAAVEDAGGRIPSPDTLNEVQTVRELLTAVQRLDKSKKLVDEPRVEEKKEEEEIFIPSIIRRIGNAAVDFAQDTLYDGVLKTQIEGEANVPGHVNFIVAPNHTSHIDTGLVKKALGKETAEQTVAVAAADYWFDTKYKRAYMNNFTTLVPIERTGSLRQSLRHVTQILNEGYNALIFPEGGRQESGQIAEFKPIIGYLALNQKIGILPIYIWGTYEAFPKGMIIPKSSSIGAKVGAKVGKFLDYDELRKMTESVPNTEAYRLIAARVQHEVENLRDGKRDKFDVDAIRKVWKAERRKSRKIEAVIED is encoded by the coding sequence ATGAAACTATCACCAACAGAAATATTTAAGGGTAAGAAGATATTCTTTATCGGCGGGACGGGCTTTGTGGGGAAGGTTACGTTGTCGATGTTGTTGCATAATTTTCCGGATATCGGGAAGGTCTATGCGACGGTGCGGGCACGGGATGCGGCGGAGTCGAAGATACGGTTTTGGACGTCAATCGTTACGTCGCCGACGTTCGATCCGCTTCGTGAGAAGTACGGTGACGGGTTTGAGGATTTTATTAAGTCTAAAGTCGTGCCGGTAAATGGTGATGTCGGTAACGAGTATCTCGGGCTCGAAGAGAAAGATGCGCGGAAGATCATGCGGGACACGGACGTCATTATAAATGGTGCCGGAAACGTGACGTTCAATCCGCCGCTTGAGTCGGCTTTGCGGACGAATATCAATGGCTCGAACAATATCATCAAGATGGCCCGGATGATGAAAAAGCCGCGTCTTGTGCATGTTTCGACGTGTTTTGTGGCGGGCAAACGGTCAGGGCCGATCTGGGAGAATGAGCCGGTTGTTGGGTATTTTCCGCGAAAGGATGAACTCGTCGGTACCAAATTCGACGTTCACAGAGAGATCGAGGACTGCGCACGTCTCTCCGAACAGGCCCGGCAGGAAGCTGACGACGCGGTGCAGCACGCGAAATTTCGCGAGCAGGCGCGCAATCGGTTTATTGAGGAAGGCCGCGATCCTGATGACGAAGCGGAGCTGAAATCGGCGATCTTTCGCGAACGCAAGATGTGGATCCGAGAGCGGACGACGGAGCTTGGTTCGGAGCGTGCCGAGTATTGGGGCTGGACGAATATCTATACGTATTCCAAGTCGCTCGCCGAGCAGATCATTGCTTCGCAGGACGATATTTTGAAAACGCTCGTGCGGCCCTCGATCGTAGAGTCTTCGCAATCATATCCGTTTCCGGGCTGGAACGAGGGCTTTACGACGACGGCTCCGCTGATCCTGATCGCGCTTCGCGGGCAGCCGATCATTCCGGTTAATGAGAAACTCATCCTGGATATAATTCCCGTGGACATGGTTTCGGGTGCGATCCTGGCGGCGGCGATGAATGTGCTGGTCGACCCAAATCCGCCGCTGGTGTTTCAGGCTTCGTCGGGCGATTCGAACCCGAACGACATGAAACGCATCGTCGGGCTCGTAGGTCTCTATAAACGTCAGCACTTCGAGGAAAAAGAGACCGGCAACAAACTCGCTAACAAGCTCGCCGGAATGGTCGAGGCGATCCCAGTCAAAAATCGCACCTATCAGCTTACATCCGCGCCGATGCTCAACAAGTTGGCAAAGCGTGCCGACACGCTGCTCGACAAGGCCAGCCCGCGTTGGGGCGGCGGGCGGATCGGGAATATCATTTCGGACGTGCGCAAGTCGGTCGAGTCGTTCGAGGCGGCGACGAAGGAGACGATGGACGCGTTTGCGATGTTCAAACCGTTCATGATCGACAACGAGTACTTGTACCGATCGGACAATGTTCGTGCGTTGCAATCGGTCATTCGTGAGAAGGAAAAAGCTCTTTTACCGTGGTATCCGGAAAAGCTCGATTGGTACGATTACTGGCTCAACGTTCATTTCCCCGGAATGCGAAAATGGGTGCTCCCGACGCTTGAGGAAGAGCTGAAGGCGGTCGAAAAGCGTTCTTATACGTATAAAGATCTGCTCGATCTGTTCGACACGTCGGTCAAGCGTTTCCCTACGCGCGTCGCGATGCGAATCGAGCGCGATGGCCGCAAGGAGCAATACACGTACGACGATGTCCGCGAACTGACCTATCGAGCCGCAGGATTCTTCGCGAAAAACGGCATTCAGAGTAACAACCGAGTTATTTTGTTCTCGAACAACATGCCGGAATGGGGAATGACGTATTTCGGCATTTTGAAAGCAGGTGCGACTGCGATACCGATCGATCCGGCTTCGACGGTGGATGAGATCATCGCGTTTGCTAAGGCGGGTGAGGCTTCGGCGGTGGTGATTTCGCCGAAGTTGGCAGGTGAGAATCCTGAGTTGAAGGAGAAGCTTGAGGTGGCTTTTGCAGTGGCGGCAAAAGGCGAGCAGGATGCTCGCCCTCCAGTCGTTTGGACTTTTGATGAGGTATTTGAGATCCAATCGGAGACGGAAGAGGCGAAGCGGAATGCTTTGTTGCCCGTGAAAGTTCCGTCAAATGCGATCGCTTCGCTGATCTTTACTTCGGGTACGACGGGCACGCCGAAAGCGGTGATGCTGTCGCACAAGAATTTCGTCAACATGATCTCGATGCTGTCGTCGGTGCTCGATATGGACATCACCGACGGCGTTCTGTCCGTGCTGCCGATGCATCATACGTTCGAGTTTTCGGCTGGATTTCTGACACCGTTCTCGAATGGAACGCAGATCACGTATCTCAACGAACTCACTGCCGAAGACCTCGCCCGAACGATCGAGAATAGTCACGTCACCGGCCTCGTTGGTGTTCCGGCGTTGTGGGAAATGCTGCATCGCCGCATCAAAACGCGGTTGCGTGAAAAAGGCGATTGGATCGCGGACCTTGCGGACAACGTCATCGAGTTCAACTCGTGGATCCGCGATAACACGCCGTTCAACCTCGGCCCGATCGTCTTTTTCCCGATCCATCAGGGAATGGGCGGGAAGATGCGTTACCTTATTTCCGGCGGTTCTGCATTGAGCGAAAAGGTGCAGAAAGACCTCCACGGCCTCGGCTTCACGGTGCTCGAGGGCTACGGTCTGACCGAATCTTCACCGGTTCTCACCGTTGCTCGTCCGGGCAACAAGATGCTCAAGGGCAGTGTCGGCAAACCGCTGCCCGGAGTCGAGGTGAAGATCGATTCGCCGGACGCGAACGGGGTGGGCGAAGTGCTCGCGCGTGGCCAGAATGTGATGGTCGGCTATTACAACAACGAAAAAGCGACCGACGCCGTGCTGCAGGATCGTTGGCTGAAAACGGGCGATCTTGGAAAGCTGGACGAAGACGGAAATTTATTCATTGTTGGACGATCAAAGGACGTCATTATCGATTCGAACGGAAAGAATATTTATCCCGACGAGATCGAAGATCATTACGGTAAATCACCTTTTATCAAAGAGTTAAGCGTTGTTGGCCTGGCAGATCAGGATGGCGGTGAAAAGATCGCGTGCCTGGTGGTTCCAGATTATGAACACGATATTGCATTGACGCGAACCGAAGTTAACAAGCAGATCGAGACGCATTTTCGAGAGGTTTCGGCGGGGCTCGCGTTCTTCAAACGCGTCAAGGTTCTGCACATCACGCCATTCGAACTGCCGCGCACGGCAACCCGTAAGGTAAAGCGTCCGATGGTCGTCGAGATGCTTCAGACGCTTGAGGAGCGTTCGAGATCTAAAACCAAAACACAGGTAGATGCCAAGGGTGACGACAACATGCTCTGGATCCGCAAGATCGTTGCCAGCGTCTCGAACCGCCCGCTTTCCGACATCGCGGTCGAGGATAAACTGGCCGATCTCGGCTTTGATTCGTTGATGTTCGTTGAGCTTCAGGCTGCCGTTGAGGATGCGGGCGGGCGAATTCCATCGCCGGATACGCTGAACGAAGTTCAGACCGTTCGCGAACTTCTGACGGCGGTTCAGCGGCTCGATAAATCAAAGAAACTTGTCGATGAGCCTAGGGTCGAAGAGAAAAAAGAGGAAGAAGAGATCTTCATCCCGTCGATCATTCGCCGGATCGGCAATGCGGCCGTCGATTTTGCTCAGGACACGCTCTATGATGGCGTTCTAAAAACGCAGATCGAGGGCGAGGCAAACGTACCGGGCCACGTCAATTTCATCGTCGCACCAAATCACACATCTCACATCGATACTGGCTTGGTGAAAAAGGCTCTCGGCAAAGAAACTGCGGAGCAAACCGTCGCGGTTGCGGCAGCCGACTATTGGTTCGACACAAAATATAAACGGGCGTATATGAACAATTTCACTACGCTCGTTCCCATCGAACGTACGGGAAGTTTGCGGCAATCGCTCCGTCATGTAACGCAGATCCTCAACGAAGGCTACAACGCCCTCATCTTCCCCGAGGGCGGCCGGCAGGAATCGGGCCAGATCGCTGAGTTCAAACCGATCATCGGCTACCTCGCCCTCAACCAAAAGATCGGAATTCTGCCGATCTACATCTGGGGCACGTACGAGGCATTTCCGAAGGGAATGATAATCCCAAAGAGCAGCAGTATCGGTGCTAAGGTCGGCGCAAAGGTCGGCAAATTCCTCGATTACGACGAACTCCGCAAAATGACCGAAAGCGTCCCAAACACCGAAGCCTACCGTCTCATCGCCGCTCGCGTCCAGCACGAAGTCGAAAATCTGCGTGACGGCAAGCGGGATAAATTCGATGTTGATGCGATCAGAAAGGTGTGGAAAGCGGAACGTCGGAAATCACGGAAAATTGAGGCTGTGATCGAGGATTAA